Genomic segment of Cyanobacteriota bacterium:
GCCTACGGGTTTAGTTGTAAAAAAGGGATCAAATAGTCGTTTTTGCACCTCTGTTGTGATTCCAGGGCCATTATCTCGAATAGCAACCTGAACCCAGCGATCAGTGCAACTAGTTTGAATTTCAATGTGAGGGTCTGGCAGATTATCCTTGACCATTGCTTCTTCTAGGGCATCAATGGCATTGGCGAGGATATTCATAAATACTTGATTAATGTCCCCAGCGTAGCAGGTTACGGGGGGAATATCCCCATATTGACGGGAGACTTTAATGGCCGATCGCTGACCCTGGGCGCGTAACCGATGATCTAGGATGATCAAGGTACTGTCCAACCCCTGATGTAAATCTACCGACTTGATGGCAGACTCGTTCATACGCGAGAACTGCTTGAGGCTGCTGACGATCGTTGTGATGCGTTGTGAGCCATGTTCCATAGATGCTAATGCACTAGGCAGGTCTTCCCTGAGGAAATCAAAATCAATGTCCTGAAGATAGGCTTGAATAGCTGGAGTAGGTTGAGGCAACGCTTGTTGGTATAGATCAACCAGAGTTATCAAATCCCGAACATATCCCCTTGCATGTTCAATATTGGCATGGATAAAGTTGACAGGGTTATTGATTTCATGGGCAACACCCGCAACCATTTGACCCAAACTGGCCATCTTTTCGGTTTGAATAAGTGTTGGTACCTGCTGTAACCGCGCTAGTGACTCTTCAGCTTTTTGTTTTGCGTAGCTCAACTCCTGCCTTGAACGAATTAAATGCTTGAGGGTTTGGTGATAGGTTGTGACACTGAAGAGCACAAAAAACGCACCCCCAAAGAAAACAACCCCCATGAGAAGAGTGATTAGACTGGTACTTTGGCTCCAAGTTAACCAAGCTGCCAATGAATAGCCTCCTAGAAACATGATCATGAGGGAATAGAGAATCTTCCAGTTGCGAGGAATGTCTTCAGGGGAGAAGAGACGAAGGAGTTGCTGCGTTTTTCGGATGGACACCGTCATCGTAATTGTCCCCCCTACAATCAAAAATGTAGGTACCTCCTTAGAGAATAGGATTTCCATGATACTTGTACTAATCCAGTTAACAGTGTTACAGAGTTGAAATCCGTGAGAACTATAGGCGTTTGGTAACTGCTCAATATGCCCCACTCTCCAGCAGGTAAGCTAACCTCCCGGTTGGATAGACTTAGGGTGTTTTACTCTCTATCCGGGGGAAAGGCTTCAACTCAGCTTCCTGCTTGCATTTGGCATGTTTGTAGGCTGGGGTGCTTTAGCATTACAGTGCATTGTGCTCAATTTCCCAGACAACGATAGTGCGCATTCCCTGATGCAACGCCATTTATAGCGGCTCCATAGCTGATTAGTGCTAGCTTAAGCTCTGAGTGACAGAACTATGCCTAGTGCAGCCAAGGCTTGACAACTTCCCTGAAAGCAGGTGTTGGCCTAATCATCTTTGAGCATTTTTGATTATCAGCCGCCGTGGGAACATTTGATGTGATAGGACGCACGCGCTTAATTCCTATTAGTCACACTGGTTGACCTAGCCCGATTTACATTCAGCGACGATCGTTCCTAGGCTGCTAGCCATGCAGTTGCAGGGCAGTTAGCGCAACAATTGGGTGGTTCTTTACGTCCAGATCTGGGTGCATTGCAGATTGCAGTAAAATCACAACCATCCACGGCTGTCCCGACTCTTGTATTCACTCTAAACCCTATGTTAAATCTCTTCTCTAGACTGTTTCGCTGCTCTAGCCGCCGCGTTGGCTACGGACTTTTAGCCACAATTACGGCCCTTGGTGTTTGGCTAGGGGCCATGGTTAAGACTCCTGCTCTTCCCATTGGTGATTTGATTTTCCAGGGGATCCAGATTATTCAACTGTCCAACATTTCCGATGAGCAAGAGGTAGCACTAGGCAGACAGATGGATAGCGCGGTCATGGCGAGGGAGTTTCGAGCCTATCGCAATGCAGACATCAATGCCTATGTGAATGATATTGGCCAGAAATTGGCGCGGCTGAGCGATCGCCCTAATCTTCCCTATACCTTTCGAGTCGTGGATGATCAGCAGGTCAATGCTTTTGCCACGATGGGTGGTTACGTGTACATAACGACAGGCTTGCTACGCACGGCTGATAACGAGGCGCAGCTTGCGGGCGTGATTGGGCATGAGATTGGTCACATCACGGGTCGTCACTTGATTGAGCAAATGAAGAATGATGCTATTTATCAAACTATTGCTACGGCTGCTGGGGTTAACCGAGATCAGATTGCAGCCTTAGGCATAGATTTGGCACTGCGTCGTCCCCGCTCCCGTGAGGATGAGTACGATGCCGATCGTCGTGGGTTGCAGTACATGGGTAGAGCAGGCTATGCCCAATCAGCAATGCCTGTATTTATGGCGAAATTGCAGAGCAGTCGCTCAGTACCCGATTTTCTCAGCACACATCCAGCTCCTGCTGATCGGGTTGCTGCTATTCGTCGTAACATTAACCCTTCCATGGCTAATGGTGCTGGCCTAGATGTAAATGCCTATCGCCGTCGTATCCGTCCGTTGGTCGGTGGTTAGGGACTCAACCTAATGTGGTCTGGGTAATTAGCCGTATAATTGAGCCTTGGTAGTCCCATAAACGGCAGGGAGGCATGATGGCTGTCACTAAGGAGCGCTGGCAGAAAGCTCAATCACTGGAATCTCAACTGTGGCATGGCCTGTCGACTGATATTCCATCGCTGCTAGGCATTCCTAGCGAGTATGTTCAACTGCAACGCCGGATTGGGGCTGATGTTATGCGAGACCTCTGTGACCATAAGGACATCTTAGAGATCGGTGTGGGGCCATTTGGCATTAGTCTGACCTCTATGTATCCTGGTAAGGCTCACATTAAGCGACTAGTAAAGGTGGAACCACTGCCGCGTATTTTGTTGACCGATTTGCAGGGTGAGGAGCGATCGCTGATTGAACCCCTCATTCACTGGCTACACGCCCTCAGCGAAGAGGGAGACTATGTGCAAGCACCTGGCGAAGCACTAGAGTATGACGCTGAATTTGACACCGTTATTACTGAGAATGTGTTGGATCACGTCTACGAACCAGAAAGCATTCTTCGTAATGCCTATCGAGCCTTGCGCCCAGGTGGAAAGATTCTGGTAGCAGTCAACTGTTTCTCGGTGTTGGGCTATCTTAAGTTTGAGTACATTACTCGCAACACTATGAAAGGCAGCATCTTGGTGGACTCTCACCCCCATTCTTTCTTGCCTAGCCATGTTCAGCGTATGATGGAACGCTGTGGATTCCGCAATATCCTTACTAAGGGCTTGCCTAGGAGCTGGTGGCGGCGCTTGGCTGGTTCAAGTTCAACGGCCTCGATGCC
This window contains:
- a CDS encoding HAMP domain-containing histidine kinase; the protein is MEILFSKEVPTFLIVGGTITMTVSIRKTQQLLRLFSPEDIPRNWKILYSLMIMFLGGYSLAAWLTWSQSTSLITLLMGVVFFGGAFFVLFSVTTYHQTLKHLIRSRQELSYAKQKAEESLARLQQVPTLIQTEKMASLGQMVAGVAHEINNPVNFIHANIEHARGYVRDLITLVDLYQQALPQPTPAIQAYLQDIDFDFLREDLPSALASMEHGSQRITTIVSSLKQFSRMNESAIKSVDLHQGLDSTLIILDHRLRAQGQRSAIKVSRQYGDIPPVTCYAGDINQVFMNILANAIDALEEAMVKDNLPDPHIEIQTSCTDRWVQVAIRDNGPGITTEVQKRLFDPFFTTKPVGKGTGLGLSISYQIITQKHHGQLTCQSRPGRTQFLIELPRDDLDSRLS
- a CDS encoding M48 family metallopeptidase, whose translation is MLNLFSRLFRCSSRRVGYGLLATITALGVWLGAMVKTPALPIGDLIFQGIQIIQLSNISDEQEVALGRQMDSAVMAREFRAYRNADINAYVNDIGQKLARLSDRPNLPYTFRVVDDQQVNAFATMGGYVYITTGLLRTADNEAQLAGVIGHEIGHITGRHLIEQMKNDAIYQTIATAAGVNRDQIAALGIDLALRRPRSREDEYDADRRGLQYMGRAGYAQSAMPVFMAKLQSSRSVPDFLSTHPAPADRVAAIRRNINPSMANGAGLDVNAYRRRIRPLVGG
- a CDS encoding methyltransferase domain-containing protein: MMAVTKERWQKAQSLESQLWHGLSTDIPSLLGIPSEYVQLQRRIGADVMRDLCDHKDILEIGVGPFGISLTSMYPGKAHIKRLVKVEPLPRILLTDLQGEERSLIEPLIHWLHALSEEGDYVQAPGEALEYDAEFDTVITENVLDHVYEPESILRNAYRALRPGGKILVAVNCFSVLGYLKFEYITRNTMKGSILVDSHPHSFLPSHVQRMMERCGFRNILTKGLPRSWWRRLAGSSSTASMPIFIGCK